The genomic region GGAGCGCTTCCCCAAAAGCAGATGGTAAGCAACCAAAGAAAAAATACTTTTAGGTTCATTATTTTTCAGCTAATTCTTGCCGGAATTTATCAAGCCTTTTTTTGATCCTTTCCTTGCAAACAGCAAGTATTTCTGCGGCTAAGACTGCTGCGTTTTGAGAGCCATTGATGTTTACCGTGGCAACAGGGACACCTGGTGGCTTTTGTACCGTGGCAATAAGGGCATCAAGACCTCCTAACGTGCCTACGGCTACGGGAAGGCCTATTACTGGTAGAGTGGTCAGAGAGGCGATCATGCCAGGGAGATGAGTTGCAAGTCCGCCTGCGGCAATAATGACTTTTACCCCTTTTTCTTCGGCTGTTTTGATGATGGAGCGCACTTTTTCTGGAGCTCTCAGAGAAGAAGCCACGGTAATGCGGTAAGGGATGAGGAACTTTTGTAAAATCTCTTCGGTTTTTAAAATGATTGGCAAGTCGGACTTACTTGCCGCTATTATCAGGACTTCTGGTGGTAGATGCTTTAGGGCTTTTACCCCAATGTCTGTACGGTAGTGGACGTTATCCCAGGATATTTTTTCTACGGCCTCGTAGGCCTTGTCTATGGCTGAGGGGATGTCTTCGGCAATAGCAGTCACGCCCAGGACGCGTCCTCCATTAGTTACGTATTTTCCGTCTTTTTTGGCGGTTCCTGCATGAAAAATTTTAATGCCAGGAATCTGGGCGGCTTCCTCAAGGCCTTTTATTTCTTTTCCTTTTTCGTATTTACCGGGATACCCTCCACTTGCCATCACTACGCAAACAGAAGCCCTTTCGTCGAGTTCGAGCTTTTTATCAGCAAGTTTTCCGGCAAGGGCAGCTTCGATAATCTCTGCAAGATCGCTTTTAATACGCATCATAAGGGGCTGGCATTCAGGGTCTCCAAAACGGCAGTTGAATTCAAGCACGTAAGGTTTGCCTCGAGAGATCATAAGCCCGGCGTAAAGGACACCCTTGTAAGGGATGCCTTCTTGGGCAAGGCCTTCGATAAGGGGCTTCATGATGGTTTCCATGATTTCCTTTTCAAACTCAGGAGTAACTATAGGTGCTGGAGAATAAGCCCCCATGCCTCCGGTGTTGGGGCCTTTATCCCCGTCAAGAAGGGGTTTGTGGTCCTGAGAAGAGGGCAGCGGCAAGATGGTTTGGCCGTCAGTAAGGATCATGAAAGAGGCTTCTTCGCCTATGAGATAATCCTCGATGACCACACGGTTTCCGGCCTCGCCGAAGACTTTTTCTATCATGATTTTTTGCACAGCTTCTTTGGCCTGTGCCAAGGTGTCGCAAACAATGACGCCTTTGCCTGCGGCAAGGCCATCTGCTTTTACAACAATGGGCGCGCCCCTTTTTTCAAGATAGGCAAGAGCATCTTCGGGGTTATCGAAAACTTCAAAAGAGGCTGTGGGGATGCCGTATTTGGCCATGATTTCCTTGGCAAAGACTTTGCTGCCTTCTATCTGGGCTGCTTTAGCAGAGGGGCCAAAGATCCTTAGCCCCTTTTCTTCGAAAAAGTCAACGATACCCCGGGCCAAAGGATCCTCAGGGCCAACAACGGTAAAGCTTATATTTTCCTTTTTGACAAAATCTGCCAGGGCTTCAAAGTCGTTAACGCTAATTGGTACGCATTCAGCGTCTTCGGCAATGCCTGCGTTGCCTGGAGCGCAAAATACTTTTTCTACCAGGGGGCTTTGGGCCAATTTCCAACAAAGGGCATGCTCGCGACCGCCTCCTCCAACTACTAAAACCTTCATGAGTTCCTCCTCGGCCCTGTTATTTGGTTGCCATCCTAGATTAGACTAATTTTAAGGTCAAGATTTTCTTGACAAAAAATAAACCGAAATATAGTCACTGAATGAGAGGCCATTCAGTTTTTGTGAGAAAACCTTACTAACTCTAATTTTTTGGGCAAATGGCTAAAAAAACCAAAGAAAAAGAAGAACGCATACTCAAGGCTGCCACCAAGGTGTTTGCCCAAAAGGGTTTTTTTAATACGCGGGTCTCTGAAATTGCCAAAGAAGCAGGTGTTGCTGATGGCACGATTTATCTCTACTTTCGCAGCAAGTACGACATTTTAATGGCCATTTTTGACCGGGAATTTAAGCGCATTATTTCTCGAACCAAAAAAGAGCTAGAGAACCTGCCTGATGCGCGCGCCAAGCTCGAACGCTTTGCTCTTTTGCACCTTAGCTTAGTTGAAGAAAACCGGGATCTTATGGAGCTTTTGCAGATAGAATTGCGCCAAAGTTATAAATTTTTAAAAAATCAGCAATTTCGCAGGTTTTCAGAGTATGTTAACCTCATTTCAAAAATTGTCCGCGAAGGTCAAAAAGAAGGTATTTTCCGTAAAGACGTAAAACCAGGGATTTTCAAAAGGGCTTTTTTCGGAGCCCTTGATGAAATGTCCCGTTTTTGGATTCTTTCACCGCGGAAAAAATATCGCGTAAACACGGCAGCTAAACAGATTACTTCTTTTTTCCTTGAGGGCATTTTGACTGACGAAGCACGACAAAAGTTATAAGCTTTGGTGTTTAGGAGGTCGGCCGCGGCCTCGTTTGGGTTTTTGTTGCGGTGGAAACGGCTGCCACGTGAGATGCCAGAAACGGAAAAATTCTGAAGCCTTAATGCGTTCAGGGGAGAGCCCAAGCTTGCGGCAAAAGGCTTCTAAGTTTTCCTTGCGCGCTGAAATAACATGATACGAGGCCCGACGTGGGGTATGAAAGTTTTCGTGAATGGCTATTCCCCCTGTCTCTGCCCAGTTTACGGCTTCTGGTATCTGGCTGATACCAAAAATTTTTATGGGCAACTCCTTTTGAAGAGGTGCCAATAGTTGGTTAAGCTTTGTCAAAATTTCATTGTTCATCGATAAGTGAATCGGCCATTTACGGAGAGGACTTGAAGATGAAAAATAAAATTCCGATAGAAGTTAAGAGGGAAACTTTTGAAACCAATGTACGGGTTAAACTTGATCCGTTTACCCCAGGCCCAGTAAAAATTGATACGGGGGTGGGTTTTTTAGACCACATGCTTCATCTTTTTGGGGTACACGGAGAATTAAGCCTGGAAATTAAGGCTAAGGGCGATACCCACGTGGACTATCACCACACCGTAGAAGACGTAGGGTTAACCCTTGGTGAGGCGCTCAGTCAAGCCCTTGGCGAACGAAAGGGTATTGCAAGATACGGGGAGGCTCATATTCCTATGGAAGAGGCCCTGGCAGCAGTTTACATAGATTTGGCTAAAAGGCCCTGTTTCGTCCAAAAAGGTATCATTCCGGTGGAGAAAATAGGCAACTTTGATACCGAGCTTGTCCCTGAATTTTTAAAGGCATTAGCCATGAGTGGTTGTTTTACGCTTCATGTTCATTTTATTTATGGTGAAAATGCGCATCATCTGGTGGAAGCTGGTTTTAAGGCCCTGGGGCATGCCCTGAAAAGGGCTCTTTCTCCTCTTAGTCGCGATGAGGTACTTTCATCAAAAGGTGTTTTATAAGGACATTGCCATGAGAAAACTTTTTTTGCTTTTTTTGTTATTGAGTTTGGTGGCCTGCGCTAACTCCAGGCAGGTTAATATCTACCCTCAAATCAAAAAAATTGCCGTGTTACCCTTTGAGCCCATATGCCCCGGGCAAAAAGAAGACGAAATCACCTGTGCGTTTTCAGGGATTATTTCTCAGCCCGGCACTCCTTCAGAAGAGTCTGCCCGCATTCTGACAAAACTCCTTTACCAAGAGTTATCAGGCAGGCCCCATATTTATCTGGTGCCCGAAGAACAAGCAGCAACCCTTTGGGCGGAAGTACTTTCAAAGTATACTAACGCTTCCGCATATAAGCTCATTGCAGAAATTGGAAAGCTGCTACATGCGGACGCAGTACTTTATGGCAAGGTATTTCGCTTTAGGGAGCGCGAGGGCACGGCTTTCTCGGTAGTGCGGCCGGCTTCAGTGGCGTTTGCCCTTATTTTGGTCAAGGTGCCTGAGGGCAAGGTTATCTGGCGGGGTTGGTTTGATGAAACCCAGCAGCCCCTTAGCCAAAATATTTTAAAGATTAAGCTTTATGGTAAAGTGCGCTGGCTTACTGCAGAAGAACTTGCGGCGCGGGGGCTTAAAGAAGTCCTTAAAAAGTTTCCTTATCTTAATCCACCGAAAAAGTAGGAGGAATTCTTTATGCATATTGCGGTGATAGGTACCGGCTATGTAGGGCTTGTTTCCGGAGCCGGTATGGCTGATTTTGGGATGAATGTAGTCTGTGTTGATATCGACGAAGAAAAAATCGCCAAGCTTAAAGCCGGCGAGATTCCTTTTTATGAACCGGGGCTTAAAGAGCTAGTCCATAAAAACGTAGAAGCAGGAAGACTTTCTTTTACCACTGATCTTTCAGAAGCCGTAAAGAGGGCGCTGGTTATTTTCATCTGTGTGGGGACTCCACCTGCCCCTGACGGTTCGGCTGACCTTTCTGCGGTGAAAGCTGTTGCTCTTTCATTGGCGGAGACCATCGACGAATACAAAGTCATTGTTACCAAGAGCACCGTTCCTGTTGGTACTAACCGCTGGATTAAAAGACTCATTGATGAAAACAAAAAGAACAACGTTAAGGTGGACATTATTTCCAACCCTGAGTTTTTGCGCGAGGGATGCGCTATTGAAGATTTTATGCGTCCTGACCGGGTAGTCATTGGCGGTGAGAGTGACCACGCCATTGCCATAATCAAGGACATCTATCGTCCTCTTTATCTGGCAGAGACCCCTTTTGTTATTACGGATCTTGAAACCGCAGAGATGATCAAATATGCCTCGAATGCCTTTTTGGCCACTAAAATAAGCTTTATTAACGAAGTCGCGACCCTTTGTGACCGGGTAGGGGCTGATGTGATCACCGTTGCTCAGGCCATGGGGCTTGACCCGCGCATAGGTCCGCGTTTTCTTAATCCCGGCCCGGGGTTTGGTGGTTCCTGTTTCCCCAAAGATGTTCGTGCGCTTGCTTATCTGGGGCGGCAGCATGACCATCCCATGCATATTCTTGAGGCAGTGCTTACGGTTAACGAGCGCCAACGCGAGGTTACCGTGGAAAAAGTCCGTCGCATGTGTGGTGGTGAATTACAAGGCAAAACAGTAGCGGTATTGGGTCTGGCTTTTAAGCCCAACACCAGTGACGTGCGGGAGTCTCCGGCCTTAGACATTGTAACAAGGCTCATTGACCAGGGCGCTAAGATACGCGCCTACGATCCCATTGCTGAAGAGGAATTCAAAAAGGCGAAACCCGAGCTTTCGGTTTTTTATGCCAAAGACCCGTACGAAGCCGCAGAAAATGCCAATTGTCTGCTTATCCTTACAGAGTGGAACGAGTTTCGTTATCTTGATTTGGAAAAAATAAAAAATCTTATGGCTGAGGCAGCCATCGTGGATGCGCGAAATATATATGAGCCCGCCCGCATGCAAAAACTAGGCTTTCGCTATAGC from Thermodesulfatator atlanticus DSM 21156 harbors:
- the purD gene encoding phosphoribosylamine--glycine ligase — encoded protein: MKVLVVGGGGREHALCWKLAQSPLVEKVFCAPGNAGIAEDAECVPISVNDFEALADFVKKENISFTVVGPEDPLARGIVDFFEEKGLRIFGPSAKAAQIEGSKVFAKEIMAKYGIPTASFEVFDNPEDALAYLEKRGAPIVVKADGLAAGKGVIVCDTLAQAKEAVQKIMIEKVFGEAGNRVVIEDYLIGEEASFMILTDGQTILPLPSSQDHKPLLDGDKGPNTGGMGAYSPAPIVTPEFEKEIMETIMKPLIEGLAQEGIPYKGVLYAGLMISRGKPYVLEFNCRFGDPECQPLMMRIKSDLAEIIEAALAGKLADKKLELDERASVCVVMASGGYPGKYEKGKEIKGLEEAAQIPGIKIFHAGTAKKDGKYVTNGGRVLGVTAIAEDIPSAIDKAYEAVEKISWDNVHYRTDIGVKALKHLPPEVLIIAASKSDLPIILKTEEILQKFLIPYRITVASSLRAPEKVRSIIKTAEEKGVKVIIAAGGLATHLPGMIASLTTLPVIGLPVAVGTLGGLDALIATVQKPPGVPVATVNINGSQNAAVLAAEILAVCKERIKKRLDKFRQELAEK
- a CDS encoding TetR/AcrR family transcriptional regulator — its product is MAKKTKEKEERILKAATKVFAQKGFFNTRVSEIAKEAGVADGTIYLYFRSKYDILMAIFDREFKRIISRTKKELENLPDARAKLERFALLHLSLVEENRDLMELLQIELRQSYKFLKNQQFRRFSEYVNLISKIVREGQKEGIFRKDVKPGIFKRAFFGALDEMSRFWILSPRKKYRVNTAAKQITSFFLEGILTDEARQKL
- the hisB gene encoding imidazoleglycerol-phosphate dehydratase HisB, which gives rise to MKNKIPIEVKRETFETNVRVKLDPFTPGPVKIDTGVGFLDHMLHLFGVHGELSLEIKAKGDTHVDYHHTVEDVGLTLGEALSQALGERKGIARYGEAHIPMEEALAAVYIDLAKRPCFVQKGIIPVEKIGNFDTELVPEFLKALAMSGCFTLHVHFIYGENAHHLVEAGFKALGHALKRALSPLSRDEVLSSKGVL
- a CDS encoding UDP-glucose dehydrogenase family protein, which encodes MHIAVIGTGYVGLVSGAGMADFGMNVVCVDIDEEKIAKLKAGEIPFYEPGLKELVHKNVEAGRLSFTTDLSEAVKRALVIFICVGTPPAPDGSADLSAVKAVALSLAETIDEYKVIVTKSTVPVGTNRWIKRLIDENKKNNVKVDIISNPEFLREGCAIEDFMRPDRVVIGGESDHAIAIIKDIYRPLYLAETPFVITDLETAEMIKYASNAFLATKISFINEVATLCDRVGADVITVAQAMGLDPRIGPRFLNPGPGFGGSCFPKDVRALAYLGRQHDHPMHILEAVLTVNERQREVTVEKVRRMCGGELQGKTVAVLGLAFKPNTSDVRESPALDIVTRLIDQGAKIRAYDPIAEEEFKKAKPELSVFYAKDPYEAAENANCLLILTEWNEFRYLDLEKIKNLMAEAAIVDARNIYEPARMQKLGFRYSGMGRGNFSDLT